In the Arachis ipaensis cultivar K30076 chromosome B10, Araip1.1, whole genome shotgun sequence genome, one interval contains:
- the LOC107623094 gene encoding vegetative cell wall protein gp1: MSWFLVILFLTLTFGTLSSESTHHEKRLPSSSAPAVVVVGTVFCDKCLQHSFSFGSHFISGASVGVECKDGSKSKKPRFKKEVKTNKDGEFKVELPFKVSKYVKRIKGCTFELISSNNPNCAMASISTTSSITLKSRNQKEHIFSAGFLSFKPTKKPKLCNQSPTTATVQESKDSVFEEKRFPPSIDPSFPPPLQDPPSPPTLLPPLLPLLPPIIPPLTPPIKEDKRVKPSQVSLFPPLIPPLVPNPFQPPPLIPNPFQPPPLIPNPFQPPSPPFIPNPFQPPPSPTPLIPNPFQPPPSPRPLIPNPFQPPPSPPPFLPNPFQPPPSPPSPLFPNPFQPTPSPPKPPSPLFPFPPIPGLTPSPPPPSPPPPTFPFPFPPLFPPPHTPGSPPVRNLSP, encoded by the exons ATGTCTTGGTTCCTTGTAATTCTGTTCCTCACTCTCACATTTGGTACTCTCTCTTCAGAGAGTACCCATCATGAAAAGAggcttccttcttcttctgctcctgctgttgttgttgttggaacTGTTTTTTGTGACAAATGTCTTCAACATAGTTTCTCCTTTGGAAGCCATTTCAtttcag GTGCATCAGTTGGTGTGGAATGCAAAGATGGAAGCAAATCAAAGAAACCAAGATTCAAGAAAGAAGTGAAGACAAACAAGGATGGTGAGTTCAAAGTGGAGCTACCTTTCAAAGTGAGTAAATATGTGAAGAGAATTAAAGGATGCACCTTTGAATTGATTAGTAGCAATAACCCTAATTGTGCCATGGCCTCAATTTCCACCACTTCTTCAATAACCCTCAAATCAAGAAACCAAAAAGAACACATCTTCTCAGCTGGGTTTCTCTCATTCAAGCCCACAAAAAAGCCCAAACTTTGCAACCAAAGCCCAACAACAGCAACAGTTCAAGAATCTAAAGATTCTGTTTTTGAGGAAAAAAGATTCCCTCCAAGTATAGACCCATCATTCCCACCACCACTTCAAGATCCACCATCACCACCTacacttcttcctcctcttttgccATTACTCCCTCCAATTATTCCACCATTAACACCTCCAATTAAAGAGGATAAAAGGGTTAAACCATCTCAAGTCTCTCTTTTTCCACCTCTTATACCACCATTGGTACCAAACCCATTTCAACCACCACCGTTGATTCCAAACCCATTTCAACCACCACCTCTAATTCCAAATCCATTTCAGCCACCAAGCCCACCATTCATACCAAACCCATTTCAACCACCACCAAGCCCAACACCACTTATACCTAACCCATTTCAGCCACCTCCAAGCCCAAGACCACTAATACCTAACCCATTTCAGCCACCCCCAAGCCCACCACCGTTTCTCCCTAACCCATTTCAGCCACCACCAAGCCCACCATCACCACTGTTTCCAAACCCATTTCAGCCCACACCATCACCACCAAAGCCACCATCCCCTTTGTTTCCTTTTCCACCTATTCCCGGTTTGACTCCGTCGCCGCCGCCGCCGTCTCCGCCCCCACCAACTTTTCCATTTCCTTTCCCTCCATTGTTCCCACCACCTCATACCCCTGGCTCACCCCCTGTGAGGAATCTCTCCCCTTGA